Proteins co-encoded in one Astyanax mexicanus isolate ESR-SI-001 chromosome 1, AstMex3_surface, whole genome shotgun sequence genomic window:
- the tbx3a gene encoding T-box transcription factor TBX3a, protein MSFLMRDPVIQGSSMAYHPFLPHRGPEFAMSAMLGHQPPFFPALALPPSGSLSLPGALGKPIMEQLMGAAETGLHFSSLGHQAAAAAAHLRPLKTLEPEEEVEDDPKVHLEAKELWELFHKCGTEMVITKSGRRMFPPFKVRCTGLDKKAKYILLMDIVAADDCRYKFHNSRWMVAGKADPEMPKRMYIHPDSPATGEQWMSKVVNFHKLKLTNNISDKHGFTILNSMHKYQPRFHIVRANDILKLPYSTFRTYVFPETDFIAVTAYQNDKITQLKIDHNPFAKGFRDTGNGRREKRKQLALQSIRSYEEQQKKENGTSDDSSGEQASFKCFRQASSPAVSTAGQPNLKDFCDSDEDSDEDDKDAQLKEGPDSSKISTTTTEDAKEHDPALSKGHLFGDEDSSTRLRTEKSRADSRQSPVTVISSTTRSAEDLKSPARESSKADEPRPMSKENYMPLTVQTDGGAHLNQGPLHNFGFPPGLAGQQFFNHLGGAHPFLLHPGQFNMGGAFSNMAAGMGPLLAAVSSGGVSTMDTASMASPSQSLTGAPGLPFHLQQHVLASQGLAMSPFGGLFPYPYTYMAAAAAASSAASSTVHRHPFLNAVRPRLRYSPYSLPGVPDSTLLTTAVPPVGGGAIDLKADGMASSPASATLDSTSEVTSRSSTMSSGSVSLSPKTTHEKDSSSELQSIQRLVSGLDSKQERARSVSP, encoded by the exons ATGAGCTTCCTGATGAGAGATCCAGTCATCCAAGGATCGAGCATGGCATACCACCCGTTTTTACCTCACCGAGGTCCGGAGTTTGCCATGAGCGCCATGCTGGGCCACCAGCCGCCCTTCTTCCCGGCCCTGGCGCTGCCGCCAAGCGGCTCCCTTTCGCTTCCCGGCGCGCTGGGGAAGCCCATTATGGAGCAGCTAATGGGTGCCGCGGAGACTGGCCTGCATTTCTCGTCTCTCGGCCATCAGGCCGCCGCTGCCGCCGCGCACCTCAGGCCTCTGAAGACCCTGGAACccgaggaggaggtggaggacgACCCTAAAGTACACCTAGAAGCCAAGGAGCTGTGGGAGCTCTTTCACAAATGTGGCACAGAAATGGTTATCACGAAATCGGGAAG GAGAATGTTTCCTCCATTTAAAGTGAGGTGCACTGGCTTGGACAAGAAAGCAAAGTATATTCTTTTGATGGATATCGTAGCAGCTGACGACTGTAGGTATAAATTTCACAACTCGCGCTGGATGGTGGCAGGCAAGGCTGACCCCGAAATGCCAAAGCGGATGTACATTCACCCCGACAGTCCGGCCACTGGCGAACAGTGGATGTCCAAAGTCGTCAACTTTCACAAACTTAAACTGACGAACAATATCTCCGACAAGCATGGATTT ACGATTCTTAACTCCATGCACAAATACCAGCCAAGATTTCATATTGTGCGAGCCAACGACATTCTGAAACTTCCTTATAGTACGTTCAGGACTTACGTTTTCCCCGAGACTGACTTCATTGCTGTTACTGCATACCAAAACGACAAG ATAACACAGTTGAAAATCGACCACAATCCCTTTGCTAAAGGGTTTCGTGATACTGGGAATGGAAGACGAGAGAAAAG GAAACAGTTGGCTTTGCAATCCATACGATCCTACGAGGAGCAGCAGAAGAAAGAGAACGGCACGTCCGATGACTCCTCGGGCGAGCAGGCCTCCTTCAAGTGCTTTCGCCAGGCCTCGTCTCCCGCAGTGTCCACCGCGGGTCAGCCCAACTTAAAAG ATTTCTGTGACAGCGACGAAGACAGCGACGAGGACGATAAAGACGCCCAGCTGAAAGAAGGACCGGACTCCAGCAAGATCTCAACCACAACCACCGAGGACGCTAAGGAGCACGACCCTGCGCTCAGCAAAGGCCACCTGTTCGGCGATGAGGACTCTTCCACTCGCCTGCGGACTGAAAAAAGCAGGGCCGACTCTCGCCAGAGTCCCGTCACAGTCATCTCCAGCACCACGCGCTCCGCGGAAGACCTCAAAAGTCCAGCACGCGAGTCGAGCAAAGCCGATGAGCCGCGGCCTATGAGCAAGGAAAACTACATGCCGCTGACCGTGCAGACGGACGGCGGCGCGCACTTAAACCAGGGCCCCTTGCACAATTTTGGATTCCCGCCGGGGCTGGCGGGCCAGCAGTTTTTCAACCACCTGGGCGGCGCCCACCCCTTCCTCCTGCACCCCGGCCAGTTCAACATGGGAGGCGCCTTTTCCAACATGGCCGCGGGAATGGGGCCCTTATTAGCGGCCGTATCCTCCGGAGGGGTCAGCACCATGGACACGGCCAGCATGGCGTCACCGTCACAAAGCTTGACGGGAGCCCCAGGACTGCCTTTCCATCTGCAGCAACACGTCTTAGCGTCGCAG GGCCTGGCAATGTCCCCCTTCGGAGGCCTCTTTCCCTACCCCTACACATACATGGCAGCTGCTGCGGCCGCCTCTTCCGCGGCCTCCTCCACGGTTCACCGCCACCCGTTCCTGAACGCCGTGCGCCCGCGCCTGCGATACAGCCCGTACTCCCTTCCCGGCGTGCCGGACAGCACCCTGCTGACCACCGCTGTGCCACCCGTGGGGGGCGGCGCCATCGATCTGAAGGCGGATGGCATGGCCTCAAGCCCTGCATCGGCCACGCTGGACTCCACCTCAGAGGTGACCAGTCGCTCGTCCACCATGTCCTCAGGCTCCGTTTCGCTGTCGCCCAAAACAACTCACGAGAAGGACTCGAGCAGTGAGCTGCAGAGCATCCAGCGCCTGGTCAGCGGACTCGATTCCAAGCAGGAGAGAGCTCGGAGCGTGTCCCCATGA